Below is a window of Naumovozyma castellii chromosome 9, complete genome DNA.
ATTCAGGCATCATTCACTATCGCTGGTGGTGAGTATATCTCCATGCTGGCAggtgaaattgaaatacCGAGAAGAGTCCTACCAAGAGCTTTCAAACAAGTATTTATGAGATTGACCATCCTTTTCCTGGGAAGTTGTCTTTGTGTAGGCATTCTATGTTCTCCCAATGATAGTTCATTGACCGCCGCAATCAATGAGGCAAGGCCAGGTGCTGGTTCATCTCCATACGTCATCGCAATGAATAACTTGGGTATTAGAATATTACCTGACATTGTAAATATCACACTTATCACAGCAGCTTTCTCTTCAGGGAATGCTTACACTTATTGTTCTTCAAGAACTCTATATGGGATGGCTTTGGATGGCTATGCTCCAAAGATATTCACAAGATGTAATAAGCAAGGTGTCCCCATATATGCAGTCGGAGTATCCTTACTTTGGGCATTCATCAGTCTTTTACAATTGAACTCCAATAGTGCCATCGTCTTAAATTGGCTTATTAACATCATTACCGCGTCacaattgattaatttcGCCATCCTTTGCATAACCTATTTATTCTTTAGAAGAGCTTACCTGTTACAAAAGGATAAGTTGCCCGAATTACCATTCAAATCGTGGTGGCAACCATACACGGCCATATTTGGTCTAGTATGTGCAATGGTAATGATGATCGTACAAGGCTATACTGTTTTCTTCCCTAAGAATTGGAACGTACAAGATTTCTTGTTCTGTTATTTGATGATCTTCATTAACATTGggatatatatattttataaattcATTTGGAGATTGGGTAAGGATAAGATAAAGGATCCAGCAACGATTAGTTTCGAAGATGAATTgagagaaattgaaaaccATGAATTGGAACacaattttgataaatttagATTCTACACAGAGTAACATTCTAGTACCCTCCCTCCCCATTTCCACACATTCTAGCATTCAAGtacatatttattttatcaatacattcattcattcatgCACTTAAAAATTACGAATATACATACCCTAGCCTACTCACCCTCACGTATACTATCCCACCATTGTGTGACATCCTTGCCCAAACTAGAGAATAATCCGTTACTTCCCTCATTAGCCATGGTGTCCATCTCAAACCAATTCTTTACAATAATGACTAATTCATCATTGCCTCTATCCTCTCTAATGTAGCACAACACACCATTATTTAAACGCAGTAATCTCTCCTCAATAAACCCATCCTGCcttcttgaattcttcaatgattccaaaaatttgaagatcaTCACATGTAACTCCCATAACTTATCGTCATCCATGGAATCAATGAAATTGGTATATCGTACTCTCTTCTccagtttcttcttcttaacAGTCACCTTCTGAGAATCACCATATCCAAACAATCCACCCATTATGTCAACCCCCCAATTcctttcattatcattgtcATTGTCTTCACCATCATCCGCATCATCAGTATTATGGTTTCCCAATCCCCCAGTAAACATAGAGTCCAACCCGTTAATCACGAGCGTCAACGGCGATACATCCAAAGTATCATGAGAACCGTAACAAGTAGGAATGGAAGACTTGATTTGCGTCGGCGTCACCAACATATATGCAAATGATTCCACCGAGTCATGATGATGAGTCACCGTGGGGAAAGCCACTTCATAAAATTGTCTCACACCTTCAGACAACTTATAGcttaaatctttcaaatattcttgatcCCAAATCTTACTAAATCCCTCGTGACAAATAATGATGGCTAGTACATCATTGTAGTACCAGAACAGACAATCATATGTATTGAGCTCCTTGTCCGTATCTGTGAATTTcaacttcaatttttgCAACTTGTAACCATCTGGCAATAGTTCAGCACACATTGgtgaaattaaatatgCGTATCGTGAACGATCCAATTCAGATtcagtttcattattgtgGGCATTCATCCCCATTCGGGGCGATTCCTGCGGTTCCTGTGTGGTAGTCATTGGCCATCTAGGTATATAATCTCGCAATATCGACATACTACTGGATATCCCTGTTGTGGCTCCGACTTCTTGGACGGCGTCATAGGCGAAGGAGATGGGTAAGGTCAGATTATGTAAAAATTTATCCTTGAAGTTGGCATTCGACGTCACGTTATCTTCTGGTCTCAATGTAGTAGCAGTATTATCATTGGTTGCTGGTTGTTGATCTTCTGTAGGTAGTTCTTTGTAATGCACATTCCCTGCAATGATATGACTAGATAACTCGTCGTATACTGAATGCAAATGGTATAtccaattggaaagatcAGGCAAAGTCTCCAAGTTGGAAGTGAAGTTTCTCATAAACCCAAACGTCTTATTGTTAAGACGATTTTTCTTGGGGACGTTACTCTTGGGTAAATGATACAGAGCAATGTCCTTAATACCAAGATAACTATCCTTCGCGAGTAAGATGTCCTGAATAATCTTAGATTCCCATGATGGATCTTTCATTTGAGGAAACTCAGCCACTTTAAACTTATCATCCCATAACAATTCCAAACCTTTTCGTATCATAATATCAGGTTTTAAGAAGatattattccaaaatatGACGAAATGTTCATTAAGTAACCCACTCAACTTTGTATCATTACAATTATCAAATAGcccatatttcaaattgaagaatcgGTAACTTAACCACAgttgtttcaaataaaaGTGAGAAGATACACTAGCTTGCTTATCTCTTGCCAAACAGATGGCTATAAAATACTTTTGTTCAACTTTGATAACTAAAATTGTTTCCTTGTCCAATTCAATGACTTTCTCTGTCTCCTCTGCAACACCTCCCAGCGATTGAGTCAACGTCCAGATACCTTGAATAATCCCAATCTGTGAAAGCTTAACATTATTCGTTGTACCACCTTCCGGTCGTTCACCATTGTCATTGCCATCTCGTTGATCACCATTTCTCACGAACTGATGGTACAGCAGCAATTCCCTGTATGTGTCGTCTTCACCGTGACTCCTTGAAGGATCAAAGATTGTCAGATATTTCAGCATCCGTGAGCATCAGCATCCAATACCAATGGTTCCAAACTTTCAGTGGTCAAGACCTGTCATAATCACTGTTCATTACCGTCTCCTCGTTTCCCTACCCGCACGGAACAACTGGAAGCGACTTTTATCCAACACTCGATTAAtatcaagaagaacaggAACAGAACTTCCGAAACAGGATACCAAAGAGAGAAGCAGACACATAAGCATCATGGTCTTAGCTGATTTAGGTAAAAGAATCAACGGAGCCGTCAACAATGCTCTCTCCAATACGTCGGACGACTATGCCGTCAACGTGGACACAATGTTGAAAGCCATCGTGACAGCCCTGCTGGAATCAGATGTCAATATTGCCCTTGTGTCACGTCTCAGGAACAACATCAAGAGTAAACTGATGGCCCAGAAACCCGCTTCTGGGTCCACTAACGCACAGACTAAGAAACTGATCCAGAAGACGGTTTTTGACGAGTTGTGTAATTTGGTGGATTGTGACGTGAAGGAACCATTtaatccaaagaagaaacaatgCAACGTGATCATGTTTGTTGGTCTTCAAGGGTCAGGTAAGACTACGTCGTGTACGAAATTGGCTGTCTATTACCAAAAGAGAGGTTTTAAAGTTGGGTTGGTTTGTGCTGATACTTTCCGTGCTGGTGcatttgatcaattgaaacaaaacGCTATCAAGGCTAGAATCCCATTTTATGGTTCATATACGGAGACTGATCCTGTGCAAGTGGCCGATGAAGGTATTAAGAAGTtcaaaaaggaaaaattcGAAATTATCATTGTGGATACCTCTGGTAGACATCGTCAAGAGGAGGCTctatttcaagaaatgatCGAAATTTCGCATGTAGTGAAACCAAACCAAACCATTATGGTTTTGGATGCATCCATTGGTCAAGCTGCTGAACAACAATCCAAGGCTTTCAAGGACTCGTCAGATTTTGGTGCTATTATCTTGACCAAGATGGACGGTCACGCTAAAGGTGGTGGTGCCATCTCTGCTGTTGCCGCCACTCATACCCCGATTATATTCATTGGTACTGGTGAACACGTTCATGATTTTGAGAAATTCTCTCCCAAATCATTTGTATCTAAATTACTAGGGATTGGTGACATTGAAAGTTTAATGGAACAGATTCAAACTGTGTCCAACGAAGAGGACACCAAGGCAGTGatggaaaatattcaacaaGGTAAATTTACATTATTAGATtttaagaaacaaatgcaaacaataatgaagatgggCCCCCTATCCAATATTGCACAAATGATCCCAGGGATGAGCAATATGATGAATCAAGTTGGTGAAGACGAAGCTTCTTCcaagatgaagagaatgatTTATGTGTTGGACTCAATGACCAAAGAAGAGCTAGATAGTGATGGTAGAATATTCATTGAACAACCAAGCAGAATGATCAGAGTGGCCAAGGGTTCAGGCACATcagtttttgaaattgaaggaatATTAATGCAACAACGTATGTTTGCCAGTATGGCACAATCTGCTAAGGCTGGTGGAGCAGGTGCCGGTGGTATGCCTGGAGCTGGTGGTATGCCTGGGATGCCTAATATGCCTGGGATGCCCAAGATTTCACCTCAAATGATGCAACAAGCTCAACAAAGACTAAGGCAAAATCCAGGTATGATGCAGAATATGCAAAACATGTTTGGTGGTGCCGGTGGTGGTATGCCCGATATGAAtgaaatgatgaagatgatgcAAGATCCAAACATGCAGAAGATGGCTCAGCAATTTGGTATGGGTATGTAATATAGAACGTTGTTAATCTCAAGTACATTTATATAATAAGAAAACAAGAAagcaatgaaaaatattaaaaaaaggaaaatgtCTTTTTGTTACAAATAGAGAAACAATTCTACCTGTAACCTGTATTTGTTAATActataaagaaaatataatgtcAACAACACAATgtaaaaaaagaaaaacttGGTATAATTTCTGTGAACGAAAAGATGGATATTCCACTCAACTCAtacttttttcttttcatttctagtatttttatctttatctAACTTGGGTAAATTATCCATTGAAACGGTTCCATTCGCAATTAATTGTGGATCCACTGCTATGTCTCTATGTTCATACAAGATCTTATAACCTGATTTAATTGTTCCCTCAGTGACTTGTAAAATCTGACCCACTTTTGCCGCAGTAACAGGGATCTTAAATAAAAGAATGTTTAAATAAATGGACACCACAGCAATAGTGATTGGAGATTTCCCtgcaatttcttcaatttctttacaTTTCTTTGCAGTATATTCTGCTGCGGTAGTAACTTGCATGGGCAACCCCAAATGCGAACAAAATCTGGGGATATAAGTTAAGTTTTGGGCTCCACTCATATTATCTGTATTAATCTTAATGAACCCATCTGAACTCTTTTCT
It encodes the following:
- the AGP2 gene encoding Agp2p (ancestral locus Anc_3.397), with amino-acid sequence MSKYDTTIKQQTIIDEESLTSHRRTPFADNKGGKVDTDLDSDDFFIPTTSRGTTSVSSQDNDSKTFLVASHTTKRNLVNRHVQLIAISGVIGTAIFVAIGKPLYRGGPAFLLLAFAIWCIPILCITVSTAEMVCFMPVSSPFLRLATKCVDDSLAVMASWNFWFLECVQIPYEIVTVNTIIHYWRDDYSAAIPLVIQSLLYLLISLAAVKWYGEMEFWLASFKIVLAMGLFCFTFITMLGGNPKKDRFGFRYFHDTPFKKYFPDGIDRGSSAGYFQGFFICLIQASFTIAGGEYISMLAGEIEIPRRVLPRAFKQVFMRLTILFLGSCLCVGILCSPNDSSLTAAINEARPGAGSSPYVIAMNNLGIRILPDIVNITLITAAFSSGNAYTYCSSRTLYGMALDGYAPKIFTRCNKQGVPIYAVGVSLLWAFISLLQLNSNSAIVLNWLINIITASQLINFAILCITYLFFRRAYLLQKDKLPELPFKSWWQPYTAIFGLVCAMVMMIVQGYTVFFPKNWNVQDFLFCYLMIFINIGIYIFYKFIWRLGKDKIKDPATISFEDELREIENHELEHNFDKFRFYTE
- the SRP54 gene encoding RNA-binding signal recognition particle subunit SRP54 (ancestral locus Anc_3.395); translation: MVPNFQWSRPVIITVHYRLLVSLPARNNWKRLLSNTRLISRRTGTELPKQDTKERSRHISIMVLADLGKRINGAVNNALSNTSDDYAVNVDTMLKAIVTALLESDVNIALVSRLRNNIKSKLMAQKPASGSTNAQTKKLIQKTVFDELCNLVDCDVKEPFNPKKKQCNVIMFVGLQGSGKTTSCTKLAVYYQKRGFKVGLVCADTFRAGAFDQLKQNAIKARIPFYGSYTETDPVQVADEGIKKFKKEKFEIIIVDTSGRHRQEEALFQEMIEISHVVKPNQTIMVLDASIGQAAEQQSKAFKDSSDFGAIILTKMDGHAKGGGAISAVAATHTPIIFIGTGEHVHDFEKFSPKSFVSKLLGIGDIESLMEQIQTVSNEEDTKAVMENIQQGKFTLLDFKKQMQTIMKMGPLSNIAQMIPGMSNMMNQVGEDEASSKMKRMIYVLDSMTKEELDSDGRIFIEQPSRMIRVAKGSGTSVFEIEGILMQQRMFASMAQSAKAGGAGAGGMPGAGGMPGMPNMPGMPKISPQMMQQAQQRLRQNPGMMQNMQNMFGGAGGGMPDMNEMMKMMQDPNMQKMAQQFGMGM
- the CCZ1 gene encoding Ccz1p (ancestral locus Anc_3.396), whose amino-acid sequence is MLKYLTIFDPSRSHGEDDTYRELLLYHQFVRNGDQRDGNDNGERPEGGTTNNVKLSQIGIIQGIWTLTQSLGGVAEETEKVIELDKETILVIKVEQKYFIAICLARDKQASVSSHFYLKQLWLSYRFFNLKYGLFDNCNDTKLSGLLNEHFVIFWNNIFLKPDIMIRKGLELLWDDKFKVAEFPQMKDPSWESKIIQDILLAKDSYLGIKDIALYHLPKSNVPKKNRLNNKTFGFMRNFTSNLETLPDLSNWIYHLHSVYDELSSHIIAGNVHYKELPTEDQQPATNDNTATTLRPEDNVTSNANFKDKFLHNLTLPISFAYDAVQEVGATTGISSSMSILRDYIPRWPMTTTQEPQESPRMGMNAHNNETESELDRSRYAYLISPMCAELLPDGYKLQKLKLKFTDTDKELNTYDCLFWYYNDVLAIIICHEGFSKIWDQEYLKDLSYKLSEGVRQFYEVAFPTVTHHHDSVESFAYMLVTPTQIKSSIPTCYGSHDTLDVSPLTLVINGLDSMFTGGLGNHNTDDADDGEDNDNDNERNWGVDIMGGLFGYGDSQKVTVKKKKLEKRVRYTNFIDSMDDDKLWELHVMIFKFLESLKNSRRQDGFIEERLLRLNNGVLCYIREDRGNDELVIIVKNWFEMDTMANEGSNGLFSSLGKDVTQWWDSIREGE